In Citrus sinensis cultivar Valencia sweet orange chromosome 2, DVS_A1.0, whole genome shotgun sequence, a single genomic region encodes these proteins:
- the LOC102630105 gene encoding uncharacterized protein LOC102630105 isoform X3: MASKDPDEHFNTETDEETVALRKKRLRRVSFADREITSVHIFNRDEDYETPPEGSGRKSSSEEDDRQVLGFFRDLAVDSDDSKEMSPVDDGEVVFRKSFLQPMGSPSPGSSVVGSATSNDEENFFGPVSSSFIRSGRLSDSAASDDNHDITMDSTAFSMHFRSLVRSESGDLKTPTGKTFAFEEKTPTHVSTSSDPGSFMVLTKPKKPIGQSPVAVGKVTGSRDSNDMSLVGDDSHKYDYGRLSPALEALLAESGENILVDSLFDSAADTKSLKKSEVPIFNDVGSGSLDKKDNSSSDMHDVGFDDVYAAEVPMAHSSSGESNGGSMATVTDLITHDCPSSRIDYLVSDAPAGDHIQSPNQPNNVKNPFVEGVTGTNMLNVEIPVGSFDNPPDVIGNRVHWTGLNSQHKPSDLFSPQNLLKGNPPADRTHNSPIVHLPDQHPGSPLSGSIILLSAKRKQIFLDTTITPSPKKTSSFFSKENIEVGEKVSTIQKSHLKVKISSPSAHTSVLREEIEKSKRRLSEYLSSSASPVNNFVEETGRNLQFQHVDASVMNLEKHFLSADRKNVEHAITTNMNGGGGGTPKNFGSLNQNKTGILSGGESLDHLFSPILSEDKQTEVTDGDGDGTPENVGSLNQNKIGVIKGGESLDHVFNPIPSEDKQTEVTAAAASHARLTMPGKIQHLLMSNNPMQGPLAVSVSDTSAEEITLDLKKDLKVTNDFDTFMSPPMKNLDQKLSSPAETHGSVSGNLKHNAQSRSLVDSGLDGNSIEYATSGNHLTGTVNNLDSLAVELRTNSYSPLIEINRLTDFTKVKRVDDRDIYTSALLKASETVKKFQTLSGDMNLMKFQLPTPDKNLQIANDPSLTKGELPGDKIKASTCVPTSPNILRTINEPLLLKSPTWKEPIWSPYRKEQGDSSLSTRSHFSRSGSSSKSNSDEHVNDDCLQVLYNSQNSFYVQDFDNSSRGKIRSEEIVLGDAHNAYNIGGIQKRLKVDQSGGTDLELMIEQSDGSKKGNEKNGVDATLKHWTDISLKFSAETNQILSPSIEKLNTGAIAVLEDILAHLQKIYKYEMICSEILSQRPYDRSSNIRHRSRVAETRLLLYKIVYTKAMFQIAHMKHDKFLKRGRLLDSKIKKFETLKLNYVRHLSAPANRDTQVDDDLHDSSFVNFGSKHEVAGDSVTRMRQEVESLDRKTKNLVKSFHTYFKMKGELSCADTLMLLNEKLKKRMCCRTICQDLQLWEIDDLEMKNSNHCLVLNYSGFICQSFTKITNPVSSMVVSKKVNDIKITKNFPNMDACVAFGFLFNAESTKKSIGPKSLAQETQKTSSVLHNLLAVVEEVQLARIEIRNLIHAKFNSPSAGQLDLQLRFIDFNSCRKVTMTLDVTCLNCGVYPSEILPYHLEVSTAVMQKSLPEVLSAEIKATIGNLAIGYLRIFRLCRCVSQVLQISSR, translated from the exons ATGGCTTCGAAAGATCCCGACGAACATTTCAACACCGAGACCGACGAAGAAACAGTCGCTCTACGGAAGAAACGGCTGCGGCGCGTGAGTTTCGCCGACCGAGAGATCACGTCCGTGCACATTTTCAACCGGGATGAGGACTATGAGACGCCGCCTGAGGGTTCCGGCCGGAAATCGAGCTCGGAGGAGGATGATCGTCAAGTGCTCGGGTTTTTTAGAGACTTGGCCGTCGACAGTGACGATTCCAAGGAGATGTCGCCGGTGGACGATGGTGAGGTTGTTTTTAGGAAGTCTTTTTTACAGCCAATGGGGTCGCCGTCCCCTGGGAGTAGTGTAGTTGGCTCTGCTACCTCTAATGACG AAGAAAACTTTTTTGGCCCTGTATCATCGAGTTTCATCAGATCGGGGCGGTTATCTGATTCTGCTGCTTCTGATGACAATCATGATATTACAATGGATTCAACAGCATTTTCCATGCATTTCCGAAGTCTTGTTAGGTCAGAGTCAGGTGACCTCAAGACACCAACGGGGAAAACTTTTGCCTTTGAAGAGAAAACGCCTACCCATGTGTCCACTTCATCTGATCCTGGAAGTTTTATGGTACTAACAAAACCTAAGAAGCCTATTGGGCAAAGTCCTGTGGCTGTTGGTAAAGTCACTGGCAGTAGAGATTCTAACGATATGAGCCTTGTGGGAGATGACTCTCACAAGTATGATTATGGAAGATTATCTCCTGCACTTGAAGCACTTTTAGCTGAATCAGGCGAGAATATACTGGTTGATTCTTTGTTTGATTCTGCCGCTGATACAAAGTCACTGAAAAAGAGTGAGGTTCCTATATTTAATGATGTTGGGAGTGGCAGCTTGGACAAAAAGGACAACAGCAGTTCTGATATGCATGATGTTGGTTTTGATGATGTGTATGCAGCGGAAGTTCCTATGGCCCATTCTTCTTCGGGCGAGTCAAATGGTGGTTCTATGGCCACTGTCACTGATCTGATTACTCATGATTGCCCTTCCAGTAGAATTGATTATCTAGTTTCTGATGCCCCTGCCGGTGACCACATCCAAAGTCCTAATCAGCCAAATAAT GTAAAGAACCCTTTTGTTGAAGGTGTAACTGGGACAAACATGCTGAATGTTGAAATCCCTGTTGGTAGTTTTGACAACCCACCAGATGTAATTGGGAACAGAGTTCATTGGACGGGTTTGAATTCACAGCATAAACCTTCAGATTTATTTTCCCCACAGAACTTGCTCAAAGGAAATCCTCCTGCAGATAGAACACATAATTCTCCTATTGTGCACCTTCCAGATCAACATCCAGGATCTCCTTTATCAGGTTCCATAATCTTGTTATCTGCTAAGCGAAAGCAGATATTTCTTGATACTACTATTACTCCTTCCCCCAAAAAAACCAGTTCTTTCTTTAGTAAGGAAAATATAGAAGTAGGTGAGAAAGTTTCAACTATTCAGAAAAGTCATTTGAAGGTTAAAATTTCTAGTCCTTCTGCCCATACATCTGTTCTTAGGgaggaaattgaaaaatcaaaacgtAGATTATCAGAGTACCTCTCGTCTTCAGCATCTCCTGTCAATAATTTTGTGGAAGAAACTGGCAGAAATCTCCAGTTCCAGCACGTGGATGCCTCAGTTATGAATTTGGAGAAGCATTTTTTAAGTGCTGATAGGAAGAATGTAGAACATGCAATTACAACCAACATgaatggtggtggtggtggaacCCCAAAGAACTTTGGCAGTTTGAACCAAAATAAAACGGGCATTTTAAGTGGTGGAGAATCCCTGGATCATTTGTTCAGTCCCATTCTTTCTGAAGACAAACAAACTGAGGTGACAGATGGCGATGGCGATGGAACCCCTGAGAACGTTGGCAGTTtgaaccaaaataaaataggtGTTATAAAAGGTGGAGAATCCCTGGATCATGTGTTCAATCCCATTCCTTCTGAAGACAAGCAAACTGAGGTGACTGCAGCAGCAGCTTCCCATGCTCGGTTGACTATGCCAGGGAAGATTCAGCATCTCTTGATGTCAAATAATCCCATGCAGGGACCATTGGCTGTATCGGTTTCTGATACTTCAGCAGAGGAGATCACGCTTGATCTTAAAAAAGACCTGAAAGTAACCAATGACTTTGATACATTTATGTCACCTCCAATGAAGAACTTAGATCAGAAGTTATCATCCCCGGCAGAAACTCATGGCAGTGTTTCTGGTAACTTGAAGCACAATGCTCAGAGTAGAAGTCTTGTTGATTCAGGGTTAGATGGGAATTCAATAGAATATGCCACTAGTGGTAACCATTTGACTGGCACGGTTAACAACTTGGACTCTTTGGCAGTTGAGCTGAGAACCAACTCTTATTCACCTCTTATTGAGATTAACCGTCTCACAGACTTTACTAAAGTAAAAAGAGTGGATGACAGAGACATCTATACATCTGCTTTGCTAAAGGCTTCTGAAACGGTTAAGAAGTTCCAAACCCTTTCAGGTGATATGAATTTGATGAAGTTTCAATTGCCTACCCCAGATAAGAATCTCCAAATTGCAAATGATCCATCCTTGACCAAAGGGGAACTCCCTGGGGATAAGATAAAAGCCTCTACTTGTGTGCCGACTTCGCCAAATATCCTGAGAACCATAAATGAGCCATTGCTTTTGAAG AGTCCTACTTGGAAAGAGCCAATTTGGAGTCCTTATAGGAAAGAGCAAGGTGATTCATCACTCAGTACCCGTTCACATTTCAGCAGAAGTGGATCATCTTCCAAGTCCAATTCAGATGAACATGTTAATGATGATTGTCTCCAAGTACTTTACAATTCTCAGAATTCATTTTATGTGCAAGATTTTGACAATTCTTCTAGAGGGAAAATTAGAAGTGAAGAAATAGTTCTTGGGGATGCACATAATGCCTATAATATCGGTGGGATCCAGAAAAGGCTTAAAGTTGATCAAAGTGGAGGTACTGACTTGGAGTTGATGATTGAACAATCTGATGGAAGTAAGAAGGGAAACGAGAAGAATGGAGTTGACGCAACATTGAAGCACTGGACTGAT ATTTCACTGAAGTTCTCAGCCGAGACAAACCAAATTCTTTCTCCATCAATTGAGAAGCTGAATACAGGAGCA ATTGCTGTGTTGGAAGATATTTTGGCTCACCTGCAgaagatttataaatatgaGATGATTTGTTCTGAAATCCTGTCTCAG AGACCATACGATCGGTCCAGTAATATTAGACATAGAAGCAG AGTTGCTGAAACAAGATTGTTGCTTTACAAAATAGTATATACAAAGGCAATGTTTCAGATTGCACACATGAAGCATGACAAATTTCTG AAAAGAGGACGGCTATTGGACTCTAAAATTAAGaagtttgaaactttgaagttGAATTATGTCAGACATCTGTCTGCCCCTGCTAATAGAGATACTCAAGTTGATGATGATCTCCATGATTCATCCTTCGTAAATTTTGGGAGCAAACATGAG GTTGCCGGTGACAGTGTGACCAGAATGAGACAAGAGGTTGAAAGTTTAGatagaaaaacaaagaacTTAGTTAAATCCTTTCACACTTATTTTAAGATGAAAGGTGAACTAAGTTGTGCAGATACTCTCATGTTACTTAATGAGAAACTGAAAAAGAGAATGTGTTGCAGAACTATATGCCAGGATTTGCAG CTGTGGGAAATCGATGATTTGGAAATGAAGAATTCTAATCACTGTCTTGTTCTCAACTACTCTGGCTTCATCTGCCAAAG CttcacaaaaataaccaatcCAGTTTCAAGCATGGTCGTCtcaaaaaaagtaaatgataTAAAGATCACAAAG AACTTCCCAAACATGGATGCCTGTGTTGCCTTTGGATTTTTGTTCAATGCTGAGTCCACCAAGAAGTCTATTGGTCCCAAGAGTTTGGCACAAGAAACGCAA AAAACCAGTTCAGTTTTACATAATCTTTTAGCAGTAGTTGAGGAAGTACAGCTGGCAAGGATAGAGATTAGGAATCTGATCCACGCAAAGTTTAACTCTCCATCTG CTGGGCAGCTTGATTTGCAGCTTCGTTTCATCGATTTTAATAGTTGTAGGAAAGTGACAATGACTCTTGATGTGACATGTTTGAATTG TGGGGTTTATCCTTCAGAGATTCTTCCTTATCACCTAGAAGTTTCCACTGCTGTGATGCAGAAATCTCTACCTGAAGTGCTTTCTGCTGAAATAAAAGCTACAATTGGTAACCTTGCAATTGGATACTTGAGAATTTTTAGGCTCTGTAGATGTGTTTCCCAGGTGTTGCAAATTTCAAGCAG GTAA
- the LOC102630105 gene encoding uncharacterized protein LOC102630105 isoform X4, with translation MASKDPDEHFNTETDEETVALRKKRLRRVSFADREITSVHIFNRDEDYETPPEGSGRKSSSEEDDRQVLGFFRDLAVDSDDSKEMSPVDDGEVVFRKSFLQPMGSPSPGSSVVGSATSNDEENFFGPVSSSFIRSGRLSDSAASDDNHDITMDSTAFSMHFRSLVRSESGDLKTPTGKTFAFEEKTPTHVSTSSDPGSFMVLTKPKKPIGQSPVAVGKVTGSRDSNDMSLVGDDSHKYDYGRLSPALEALLAESGENILVDSLFDSAADTKSLKKSEVPIFNDVGSGSLDKKDNSSSDMHDVGFDDVYAAEVPMAHSSSGESNGGSMATVTDLITHDCPSSRIDYLVSDAPAGDHIQSPNQPNNVKNPFVEGVTGTNMLNVEIPVGSFDNPPDVIGNRVHWTGLNSQHKPSDLFSPQNLLKGNPPADRTHNSPIVHLPDQHPGSPLSGSIILLSAKRKQIFLDTTITPSPKKTSSFFSKENIEVGEKVSTIQKSHLKVKISSPSAHTSVLREEIEKSKRRLSEYLSSSASPVNNFVEETGRNLQFQHVDASVMNLEKHFLSADRKNVEHAITTNMNGGGGGTPKNFGSLNQNKTGILSGGESLDHLFSPILSEDKQTEVTDGDGDGTPENVGSLNQNKIGVIKGGESLDHVFNPIPSEDKQTEVTAAAASHARLTMPGKIQHLLMSNNPMQGPLAVSVSDTSAEEITLDLKKDLKVTNDFDTFMSPPMKNLDQKLSSPAETHGSVSGNLKHNAQSRSLVDSGLDGNSIEYATSGNHLTGTVNNLDSLAVELRTNSYSPLIEINRLTDFTKVKRVDDRDIYTSALLKASETVKKFQTLSGDMNLMKFQLPTPDKNLQIANDPSLTKGELPGDKIKASTCVPTSPNILRTINEPLLLKISLKFSAETNQILSPSIEKLNTGAIAVLEDILAHLQKIYKYEMICSEILSQRPYDRSSNIRHRSRVAETRLLLYKIVYTKAMFQIAHMKHDKFLKRGRLLDSKIKKFETLKLNYVRHLSAPANRDTQVDDDLHDSSFVNFGSKHEVAGDSVTRMRQEVESLDRKTKNLVKSFHTYFKMKGELSCADTLMLLNEKLKKRMCCRTICQDLQLWEIDDLEMKNSNHCLVLNYSGFICQSFTKITNPVSSMVVSKKVNDIKITKNFPNMDACVAFGFLFNAESTKKSIGPKSLAQETQKTSSVLHNLLAVVEEVQLARIEIRNLIHAKFNSPSAGQLDLQLRFIDFNSCRKVTMTLDVTCLNCGVYPSEILPYHLEVSTAVMQKSLPEVLSAEIKATIGNLAIGYLRIFRLCRCVSQVLQISSRSAQTVSQPR, from the exons ATGGCTTCGAAAGATCCCGACGAACATTTCAACACCGAGACCGACGAAGAAACAGTCGCTCTACGGAAGAAACGGCTGCGGCGCGTGAGTTTCGCCGACCGAGAGATCACGTCCGTGCACATTTTCAACCGGGATGAGGACTATGAGACGCCGCCTGAGGGTTCCGGCCGGAAATCGAGCTCGGAGGAGGATGATCGTCAAGTGCTCGGGTTTTTTAGAGACTTGGCCGTCGACAGTGACGATTCCAAGGAGATGTCGCCGGTGGACGATGGTGAGGTTGTTTTTAGGAAGTCTTTTTTACAGCCAATGGGGTCGCCGTCCCCTGGGAGTAGTGTAGTTGGCTCTGCTACCTCTAATGACG AAGAAAACTTTTTTGGCCCTGTATCATCGAGTTTCATCAGATCGGGGCGGTTATCTGATTCTGCTGCTTCTGATGACAATCATGATATTACAATGGATTCAACAGCATTTTCCATGCATTTCCGAAGTCTTGTTAGGTCAGAGTCAGGTGACCTCAAGACACCAACGGGGAAAACTTTTGCCTTTGAAGAGAAAACGCCTACCCATGTGTCCACTTCATCTGATCCTGGAAGTTTTATGGTACTAACAAAACCTAAGAAGCCTATTGGGCAAAGTCCTGTGGCTGTTGGTAAAGTCACTGGCAGTAGAGATTCTAACGATATGAGCCTTGTGGGAGATGACTCTCACAAGTATGATTATGGAAGATTATCTCCTGCACTTGAAGCACTTTTAGCTGAATCAGGCGAGAATATACTGGTTGATTCTTTGTTTGATTCTGCCGCTGATACAAAGTCACTGAAAAAGAGTGAGGTTCCTATATTTAATGATGTTGGGAGTGGCAGCTTGGACAAAAAGGACAACAGCAGTTCTGATATGCATGATGTTGGTTTTGATGATGTGTATGCAGCGGAAGTTCCTATGGCCCATTCTTCTTCGGGCGAGTCAAATGGTGGTTCTATGGCCACTGTCACTGATCTGATTACTCATGATTGCCCTTCCAGTAGAATTGATTATCTAGTTTCTGATGCCCCTGCCGGTGACCACATCCAAAGTCCTAATCAGCCAAATAAT GTAAAGAACCCTTTTGTTGAAGGTGTAACTGGGACAAACATGCTGAATGTTGAAATCCCTGTTGGTAGTTTTGACAACCCACCAGATGTAATTGGGAACAGAGTTCATTGGACGGGTTTGAATTCACAGCATAAACCTTCAGATTTATTTTCCCCACAGAACTTGCTCAAAGGAAATCCTCCTGCAGATAGAACACATAATTCTCCTATTGTGCACCTTCCAGATCAACATCCAGGATCTCCTTTATCAGGTTCCATAATCTTGTTATCTGCTAAGCGAAAGCAGATATTTCTTGATACTACTATTACTCCTTCCCCCAAAAAAACCAGTTCTTTCTTTAGTAAGGAAAATATAGAAGTAGGTGAGAAAGTTTCAACTATTCAGAAAAGTCATTTGAAGGTTAAAATTTCTAGTCCTTCTGCCCATACATCTGTTCTTAGGgaggaaattgaaaaatcaaaacgtAGATTATCAGAGTACCTCTCGTCTTCAGCATCTCCTGTCAATAATTTTGTGGAAGAAACTGGCAGAAATCTCCAGTTCCAGCACGTGGATGCCTCAGTTATGAATTTGGAGAAGCATTTTTTAAGTGCTGATAGGAAGAATGTAGAACATGCAATTACAACCAACATgaatggtggtggtggtggaacCCCAAAGAACTTTGGCAGTTTGAACCAAAATAAAACGGGCATTTTAAGTGGTGGAGAATCCCTGGATCATTTGTTCAGTCCCATTCTTTCTGAAGACAAACAAACTGAGGTGACAGATGGCGATGGCGATGGAACCCCTGAGAACGTTGGCAGTTtgaaccaaaataaaataggtGTTATAAAAGGTGGAGAATCCCTGGATCATGTGTTCAATCCCATTCCTTCTGAAGACAAGCAAACTGAGGTGACTGCAGCAGCAGCTTCCCATGCTCGGTTGACTATGCCAGGGAAGATTCAGCATCTCTTGATGTCAAATAATCCCATGCAGGGACCATTGGCTGTATCGGTTTCTGATACTTCAGCAGAGGAGATCACGCTTGATCTTAAAAAAGACCTGAAAGTAACCAATGACTTTGATACATTTATGTCACCTCCAATGAAGAACTTAGATCAGAAGTTATCATCCCCGGCAGAAACTCATGGCAGTGTTTCTGGTAACTTGAAGCACAATGCTCAGAGTAGAAGTCTTGTTGATTCAGGGTTAGATGGGAATTCAATAGAATATGCCACTAGTGGTAACCATTTGACTGGCACGGTTAACAACTTGGACTCTTTGGCAGTTGAGCTGAGAACCAACTCTTATTCACCTCTTATTGAGATTAACCGTCTCACAGACTTTACTAAAGTAAAAAGAGTGGATGACAGAGACATCTATACATCTGCTTTGCTAAAGGCTTCTGAAACGGTTAAGAAGTTCCAAACCCTTTCAGGTGATATGAATTTGATGAAGTTTCAATTGCCTACCCCAGATAAGAATCTCCAAATTGCAAATGATCCATCCTTGACCAAAGGGGAACTCCCTGGGGATAAGATAAAAGCCTCTACTTGTGTGCCGACTTCGCCAAATATCCTGAGAACCATAAATGAGCCATTGCTTTTGAAG ATTTCACTGAAGTTCTCAGCCGAGACAAACCAAATTCTTTCTCCATCAATTGAGAAGCTGAATACAGGAGCA ATTGCTGTGTTGGAAGATATTTTGGCTCACCTGCAgaagatttataaatatgaGATGATTTGTTCTGAAATCCTGTCTCAG AGACCATACGATCGGTCCAGTAATATTAGACATAGAAGCAG AGTTGCTGAAACAAGATTGTTGCTTTACAAAATAGTATATACAAAGGCAATGTTTCAGATTGCACACATGAAGCATGACAAATTTCTG AAAAGAGGACGGCTATTGGACTCTAAAATTAAGaagtttgaaactttgaagttGAATTATGTCAGACATCTGTCTGCCCCTGCTAATAGAGATACTCAAGTTGATGATGATCTCCATGATTCATCCTTCGTAAATTTTGGGAGCAAACATGAG GTTGCCGGTGACAGTGTGACCAGAATGAGACAAGAGGTTGAAAGTTTAGatagaaaaacaaagaacTTAGTTAAATCCTTTCACACTTATTTTAAGATGAAAGGTGAACTAAGTTGTGCAGATACTCTCATGTTACTTAATGAGAAACTGAAAAAGAGAATGTGTTGCAGAACTATATGCCAGGATTTGCAG CTGTGGGAAATCGATGATTTGGAAATGAAGAATTCTAATCACTGTCTTGTTCTCAACTACTCTGGCTTCATCTGCCAAAG CttcacaaaaataaccaatcCAGTTTCAAGCATGGTCGTCtcaaaaaaagtaaatgataTAAAGATCACAAAG AACTTCCCAAACATGGATGCCTGTGTTGCCTTTGGATTTTTGTTCAATGCTGAGTCCACCAAGAAGTCTATTGGTCCCAAGAGTTTGGCACAAGAAACGCAA AAAACCAGTTCAGTTTTACATAATCTTTTAGCAGTAGTTGAGGAAGTACAGCTGGCAAGGATAGAGATTAGGAATCTGATCCACGCAAAGTTTAACTCTCCATCTG CTGGGCAGCTTGATTTGCAGCTTCGTTTCATCGATTTTAATAGTTGTAGGAAAGTGACAATGACTCTTGATGTGACATGTTTGAATTG TGGGGTTTATCCTTCAGAGATTCTTCCTTATCACCTAGAAGTTTCCACTGCTGTGATGCAGAAATCTCTACCTGAAGTGCTTTCTGCTGAAATAAAAGCTACAATTGGTAACCTTGCAATTGGATACTTGAGAATTTTTAGGCTCTGTAGATGTGTTTCCCAGGTGTTGCAAATTTCAAGCAGGTCAGCGCAGACTGTTTCACAACCCAGGTAG